From Cryobacterium sp. GrIS_2_6:
GCGCCCTGCAGTCCACGATCGGGTCGATCAACACGGGCTTCATCGGCATGGCCAAGAAACTCGACCTGTGCGGCATCCGTAAGACGGCCGAGGCCTTCGACGTGACCCGCGCCGACGGCGGCCCGCTCGAGCAGGGTGCCTCGGCGGTGCTCGGCACCAACGAGGTCGCGCCCCTGAGCATGGCGGTCGCCTTCGCGGGCATCGCCAACCAGGGCACTACCTGCAGCCCGATCGTGATCGACCACATCACCGGCTCTGACGGAACCGCACTTCCCGTGCCGCAGTCGGCGTGCCACCAGTCGGTCGACCCGACCGTCGCCGCCGGAATGACCTATGCAATGCAGCAAGTCATGGCGAGCGGAACGGGATCTGCCTCGTTCAAGGCGACCAGTCCGAAGTCGCCGATGATCGGTAAGACCGGAACCACCGACGGCAACAAGGACACCTGGATGAGCGGCGCGACGACCAAGGTCGCGACCGTCGCCGGCGTGATGAGCGTCACGGGCGACAGGGATCAGCGCACCACCTCCTTCAACGGCCAGCAGGCCGCGACGGCACGGCATCGGATGTGGCCGGACGTGATGAGCGTCGCGAATGCGAAGTTTCCCGGCGTGGCCTTTCCCGCGGCCTCCGGCGCGGCCATCAACGCCGCCCAGGTGCCCATTCCTGACCTTCGCGGCAAGAGCCTCAGCCAGGCGCGGTCGACCCTGGAATCCGCAGGCTTCCTCTACGTGAATGGCGGAACCATCGACTCCGAGCTACCTGCCGGCGTTGTCGCGAACACCGAGCCCGGTGGGGGAACAAGCGCGGCCCGCGGCGCTGCCGTGACGGTGCGTACGAGCAACGCTGCGCTCGTCGTCGTGCCGGACGTCTCGGGGAAACGTGAAGCGGAAGCCCGCGCTGCCCTGTCGAACTTCACCGTGGTGAAGAACGAGACTGACGTGAAGGACCCTGCTCTCGTTGGCACGGTCGTCAAGACGTCGCCACCGCCCGGCAGCGGTGCCAGACCAGGGGATGCCGTCAGGATCCTGGTCGGCCGGCTGGCCGCCGCGGGAGGCTGAGCCGGTGCAGTGCCCGCGCTCACTTCGGCGCGAGGAGAAGATCAGCTGCTGGGTCCTCGAGGCGCCCGGCCGGACAGGACCCCGGCGAACAGCAGGGCGAGCACACCGGCCACAGGCACGACGAGCAGGCCGAGCCGGAGCGAGGACGCGTCGGCGATCGCGCCGACCACCGGCGGCGATACGAGGAAACCCACCCTGAGCAGCCAGGCGAGGATCGTCAGCCCGGAGCCCGGGCGGAAGCCCGGCAGCTCGTCCGCCGCATGCATGGCCGCCGGGATCAGGGTCGCGACCCCGAGCCCGGCGAGGCCGAATCCGGCCACGGTGCCGAGGACCGACGGGAGCACGAGGGCGCTTCCCATGCCGACACAGACGATCACGCCGCCCGTTCTCGCGACCGCGCGCTGGCCGAACCGGTCGACGAGCCGATCGCCGAGCATCCGCCCGATGAACTGCATGCCCTGGAGGGCGATGAAGCCGAGGCCGGCGACGAAGGCTGATGCGCCGAGGTCGACGGAGAGGTAAATGGCCGACCACGAGCTGCCGGCGTCCTCGACGAGGGCCCCTGACGCCGCGATGAGGACGAGGGCGAGGAGCACCGCGCATTTCGCCAGCACGCCCACCGCTCGTCCGGCGCGGGTCTGCTCTCCGGCCGGAACAACGGCGGCCCGTACCTCGTCCGGTTCGGGGCCGGGCAGGAGCATGCGGTACGACAGCACGGCCAGGAGGCTGAACAGCACGGCAGAGAGGGCGAGGTGGATGGCCAGGGGAATGCCGAGCCCCGCGGCGAGAGAACCGATCGCGCCGCCGGATACCGCACCGATGCTCCAGACAGCGTGGAACGAGTTGAGGATGGAGCGTTTGTACAGTCGCTGCACCCGCAACGCGTGTGAGTTCTGGGCGACGTCGGTGATCGAGTCCATCGCGCCGGCCAGGAACAGCCCGGCCGCGAGCGGAAGCCAGGCGGGGGCCACCCCGGCGAGCAGGATGCCGACCGCGGTGAACACCGTTGCGACGATCGCTACCCGGGAGGAGCGGAACCGGCGCACGAGCATCCCGGCCGTCAACCCGGCGATGAGCGCGCCGAGCGGGTATGCGGCGACCGCGAAGCCGAATTCCGAGTTCGTGAGGCCGAGGCCGGCCTTGATCTCGGGATAGCGCGGCAACAGGTTCGCAAAGATCGCGCCGTTGGTGAAGAAGAGCACGCCGACCGCAATGCGGGCACGGCGGGCCGCTACCGGCGGCCGCGAGACCGAGGCAGGGGAGAAGTCCCCCGGACCTGAGATCTCTGCCGTGGTCTCATCCGTGCTCTCAACGTTCACGGTCGAAGGCTACAGGCTTGCGGCAACGCCATCCGTCAGGAGGACCAGACTCGCCAACGGCAGCACGAACCCCAGGATGTCGAGGATCTGGCAGGCGACCCGTGCCTGGACAAGAGCGTCGGACTGGGTGACCTGGATGGTGCGGTTGATCTCCGGGATCCGTTCGGCGAGAGCGAAGCCCTGGCCGACAAGAATGACTGACCCGCAGAGTCTGCTCCCAGATATTCGCGAAGGCGCCTGAAGCGATCAGCCGCTGTGTCGCCGTGCGGACCAGGGACCGCGCGCCCCCGATGGCCGGCTGCTTGAGCAGGCCAAGGGCTGCATGGGGCCTCGGCGGTAGATTGAGCTGGGCGATCCCGTCGAACAGGTCCGTGGCGATGGCCTCGAAGTCGACCTGGTCGTCGATCACTGTCGTGATCTGGTCAACGAGGAACGCCTGGAATGCCGGGGTCGTCCACAAGAGGTGACAGAGTGGTCACGAATCGGCCGGTGTCGGTGACCTCGGTCTTGGTCCACGCGACGACGACGGCGACGGGGGCGAGTATGACGCCGACGGCGATCAGGAGCGCGGCGCAGAATGCGCGCAGGCGGAGCGCTGCCCTGCTGGGTACCTCTCGAGAGTGCGCGCCACTCTCCGGCGCAGGCACATTATGGCGCTGCCTGTCGGATTCGGTACGGAAGTCCGCTAGACTGGCCCCCGTGAAGGGGAGTATCCCTCAAAGCCCACTGGGCTTAATGATCTGATCGTCAACACGGACCGCGGTGCAGGGGTTCCGGTCGGATCAGCGACGTGCCTTTTGTCGCGGGAGAGACTTTCAGGTTGTCTGCCTGCCCTCCCTCTCCTCGAAAGGCCCCTCCGTGGATCTCGCCCTTCCCCTCTGGTTCGAAATCGGCTCCCTGGTCATCCTGACCCTCGTCCTGGTCGGCGACCTGCTGATCGTATACAAGCGCCCGCACGTGCCCTCGATGCGTGAGGCCAGCCTGTGGGTCGTCTTCTACATCGTGCTCGCTCTGCTGTTCGCGCTCGCGATGCTGCTCCTGGCCGATGCCGAACATGCCGGTCAGTTCCTCGCGGGCTGGCTCACCGAGTACAGCCTCAGCATCGACAATCTCTTCGTCTTCGTCATCATCATGGCGAGATTCTCCGTGCCGCGGAAATACCAGCAGGAAGTGCTGATGGTGGGCATCATCATCGCGCTCGTCCTGCGCCTGATCTTCATCCTTCTCGGTGCGTCCCTCATCGAGAACTTCAGTTGGATCTTCTACATCTTCGGCGCATTCCTTCTTTATACGGCCGTGCATCAGGCCGTCGCCAAGGAACCGGACGCCAACGAGGCCGACAACGCGTTCGTGAAGATGATCCGTCGTCGCCTGCGGATCTCCCCGACCTTCGACGGGTCGAAGATCCGCACCACCATCAAGGGACGCCGGGTCTTCACCCCGATGCTGATCGTCTTCATCGCAATCGGCACGACGGACCTCGTGTTCGCCCTCGACTCGATCCCCGCCATCTTCGGGATCACGACGAGCCCGTTCATCGTGTTCACGGCCAACGTCTTCGCCCTGATGGGACTCCGGCAGCTCTACTTCCTGCTCGGCGGGCTTCTCGAACGACTCGTGTACCTCAAGTACGGCATCGCATTCATCCTGTTCTTCATCGGCGTGAAGCTCGTCTCGCACGCGCTCCACACCAACGAGGTCCCGTTCATCAACGGCGGCCACGGTGTGGGCTGGGCGCCGGAGATCGACACCTGGACCTCGCTCGGCGTGATCGTGGCCTCGATGGCCGTCGCCACGGTCGCGAGCCTGATCCAGGCGAACCGTGACGCCCGCGCCCGCGGCCACAGTCTCGGCGAGGAACTGTCGCTCACCACGAAGGAATAGTGCGGGCACGACGTGTCCGGGCTGCGCGAAAAGTCCCCCCGAATTGGTACCGTGGGTCTCTGACGCCTCGCCGAGGCGCGATCGGGTCGGCTCGGAACACGCGCCGCAGCACGAGGGAGTACCGGCTTGGTCCAGAGCGCAGACACGATGACCCTCCCAACGGTGACGGTCTCGTTCACCGTCGGCGCGCGCAGCGAGGTCGGCCAGATCCGGCAGCTCAACGAGGACAGCTTCATGGCCCACTCTCCGGTGTTTCTCGTGGCCGACGGGATGGGCGGGCATGCCCACGGCGACGAGGCGAGCCAGACCGTCCTGAGGGTCTTCGAAGAACACATCGAGGCGGGCCGTCCCTCAACCCCCGAGCGCATCCTCGACGCGATCCACTCGTCCAACGACGCGGTGCGCGACCTGAGCGGCGCAGAGGACTTCGGAACCGCGGTGAGCGGCACGACGCTGGCCGGGGTTGCCTTCGTCGATGCCGGTGCGGACATCGGCCTGCACTGGATGGCCTTCAACGTGGGCGACTCCCGCATCTACACGTGGGACGGGGTGCGCCTCGCCCAGCTGTCTGTCGACCACTCGGCGGTGCAGGAACTCGTCGACGCGGGACTGATCACGCCTCGGTCCGCCGAACTGCACCCCGACCGGAACATCATCACGAGGGCGATCGGAACCGATGAATTCGTCGACGCTGATGTGTGGCTCGTGCCGGCATCCGGTCACCGTGCGTTCCTGATCTGTTCCGACGGCCTCACCAAGGAGCTCGAGCCGGACGACATCTCGAGGCTCCTTGCCGAGCAGCAGGCCAACGGCCAGCAGGCCGTCGTGGACGCCCTCGTCGACGAGGCGCTCGCGCGCGGCGGGCACGACAATGTCACGGTCGTCTTCGTCGAATCGGTCGTGTCACCGTCGTGACCTTCGGCGAAGACTCGGCGCGAAGTGTTAGCCTGTCCGGGTGCTGTTCGGTCGACTCCTTCTTATCTGCCGCGACGAGTCCCAATTCTGAGGCCTCCCTCGTCGCGGAGACTGTCGTTGGCTGCCATCAAATCTTGAGGAAGACGCACACACATGACTAACGCATCCATGTCGGGCGAACGCCCGCGAACCCTGGCCGAGAAGGTCTGGGACAAACACCTGGTCAGTAAGGGTTCCGACGGCATCCCGGACCTCATCTACATCGACCTGCACCTCGTGCACGAGGTCACAAGCCCGCAAGCGTTCGACGGGCTGCGCCTCGCCGGCCGCCGGCTGCGCCGACCGGACCTGACGATCGCGACCGAGGATCACAACACTCCGACGCTCGCCATCGACCGGCCGATCAAGGACCTGACGAGCCGCACCCAGATCGAGACCCTCCGACGCAATTGCGAGGAATTCGGCGTGAGGCTGCACTCGCTCGGCGACATCGAGCAGGGCATCGTGCACGTCGTCGGTCCGCAGCTCGGGCTCACCCAACCGGGCATCACCGTCGTCTGCGGTGATTCGCACACCTCCACGCACGGCGCCTTCGGGGCGATGGCCCTCGGCATCGGCACGAGTGAGGTCGAACACGTCATGGCCACCCAGACCCTGCCCCTGCAGCCGTTCAAGACCATGGCCATCACCGTCGAAGGCACCCTGCGCCCCGGCGTCACCGCCAAGGATGTGATCCTCGCCGTGATCGCGAAGATCGGCACCGGCGGCGGACAGGGCTACGTGCTCGAATACCGCGGCAGCGCCATCCGCGCCCTCTCGATGGAGGGCCGCATGACCATCTGCAACATGTCGATCGAGGCAGGCGCGCGCGCGGGCATGGTCGCACCGGATGCGACGACGTACGCCTACCTGAAGGGTCGCGCCCACGCGCCGGCGGGTCAGGACTGGGACGACGCGGTCGCGTACTGGGAGACCCTCGCGACCGATGAGGGCGCCGTGTTCGACGCCGAGGTCGTTCTCGACGCCGACACCCTCGAGCCCTTCGTGACCTGGGGCACCAACCCCGGCCAGGGCGTCTCGCTGAGCGAGACCGTGCCTGACCCGGCCGACGTCGCCGACGCCAACGAGCGCGCCGCCGCCGAGCGCGCCCTCGAATACATGGACCTCGCGGCCGGCACTCGTATGAAGGACATCCGGGTCGATACCGTGTTCCTCGGCTCCTGCACGAACAGCCGCGTCGAAGACCTGCGTGCCGCCGCCGACATCGTGCGCGGCCAGACGCTCGCCCCCGGCGTGCGGATGCTGGTGGTCCCCGGGTCCGCCCGGGTTCGCATCGAGGCGGAGGCGGAAGGCCTCGACAAGGTCTTCACAGACTTCGGTGCCGAATGGCGCTTCGCGGGCTGCTCGATGTGCCTCGGCATGAACCCGGACCAGCTGGCCCCCGGGGAACGCTGCGCCTCGACGAGCAACCGCAACTTCGAGGGCCGCCAGGGCAAGGGCGGCCGCACCCACCTGGTCTCCCCGCTCGTCGCGGCGGCCACCGCCATCCGCGGCACGCTGTCGAGCCCGTGGGACCTCGTCGCGGACGGCCTCGTCACGGCCGACGCGATCCCGGCCGAACTGGCCCCTGCTGCGGCAACGGCACTGGATGGAGCACTCTGACCATGGACAAGTTCACAACCGTCACGGGCATCGCCCTGCCGCTGCGCCGCTCCAACGTCGACACCGACCAGATCATCCCCGCCGTCTACCTCAAACGCGTCACCAAGACCGGTTTCGAGGACGCGCTCTTCGCCGCCTGGCGAACGGACCCCGAATTCGTGCTGAACCGGCCGGAGTACGCCGGCGCGCGCATCCTCGTCGCCGGCGCGGACTTCGGCACGGGATCGTCTCGTGAACACGCCGTCTGGGCGCTGCGCGACTACGGCTTCGACGTGGTGCTCTGCCCCCGGTTCGGCGATATCTTCCGCGGCAATGCCGGCAAACAGGGCCTCCTTGCCGCGCAGATCACCGAGGATGACGCTCAGAAGCTCTGGAGCATCATCGAGGCCGACCCGGGAATAGAACTCACTGTCGATCTGGTTGCGCGTACAGCACGCGTCGGCGATTTCACAGTGCCATTCCAGGTGGACGACTACACCCGTTGGCGCCTGCTCGAAGGCCTTGACGACATTGGCCTGACCCTGCGTGATGAAGCGCGGATCGCAGAATTCGAATCCCATCGGGAGCCGTGGCGGCCCCGTACTCTCCCCGCAAGGCAGGTAAATTTGTGAGCACCATCAGCGAGATCGCCCAGAACCGTGAAGACGCAGCCGTTAAGGCGCAGCTCCTCGAAGACGAACAAAACCGTGAGAACGCACAGAGCTGGGGGGCCGCTGTGGGGCTGAAAGGCGACAAGATCACGATTCGCGGCGGCATCCCGCTGATCGGCCGGATCGAACTCAAGGGCGCGAAGAACCTGGTCACCAAGGCCATGGTCGCGTCCCTGCTCGGCGAGAGCCCGAGCATCTTGAAGAACGTGCCCAACATCAGCGACGTGCGCATCGTGCGCGAGCTGCTCGCGGTGCACGGCGTCAAAGTGACCGACGGGCCCGAGCCTGGAGAACTCCTGCTCGACCCCGTCGACGTCGAGAGCGCGCACTTCGCCGCGATCGACGCGCACGCGGGGTCCTCCCGCATCCCGATCCTGTTCTGCGGACCGCTGCTGCACCGCCTCGGCGAGGCGTTCATCCCCGACCTCGGCGGCTGCCGCATCGGCGACCGGCCGATCGACTTCCACCTCGAGGTGCTGCGCAAGTTCGGCGCCGTCGTCGACAAGCAGCCCAACGGCATCCGCATGTCGGCCCCGAACGGCCTGCACGGGGCCAAGGTCTCCCTCCCGTACCCGAGCGTCGGTGCGACGGAGCAGGTCCTGCTCACCGCCGTACGCGCTGAGGGCATCACCGAGCTCAAGGGCGCGGCGATCGAGCCCGAGATCATGGACCTGATCAACATCCTGCAGAAGATGGGTGCGATCATCACGGTCGATACGGACCGGGTCATCCGCATCGAGGGTGTCGAACGACTCGAGGGCTACAATCACCGGGCGCTCTTCGACCGGAACGAAGCCGCGAGCTGGGCGGCAGCCGCGCTCGCGACCGACGGCGACATCTTCGTCGGCGGCGCGCGCCAGTCCGAGATGCTGACTTTCCTCAACGTGTTCCGTAAGGTCGGAGGCGCCTTCGAGATCCACGACGACGGCATCCGCTTCTATCACCCGGGCGGCGACCTCAAGCCCGTCGTCATCGAAACGGATGTGCACCCCGGCTTCATGACCGACTGGCAGCAGCCGCTCGTGATCGCACTCACCCACGCCCACGGCGTGTCGATCGTGCACGAAACCGTCTACGAGCAACGCTTCGGCTTCGTCGACGCACTCGTCGAGATGGGTGCGACGATCCAGATCCACCGCGAATGCCTCGGCGGCCACCCGTGCCGCTTCGGGCAGCGCAACTTCAACCACTCCGCCGTCATCGCGGGGCCGACGAAGCTGCACGGCGCCGACATCGAGGTTCCCGACCTGCGCGGCGGCTTCAGTCACCTGATCGCGGCGCTCACCGCCGAGGGCACCTCGACGGTCAGCAATGTGGGAATCATCAGCCGTGGCTACGAAAACTTCATCACGAAGCTGCGGCTGTTGGGGGCGGACTTCGATCTCGAAGGATAATGGCCCTGTGCCAGTCAATGGAGCAAGTCCGTCATCCGAACCGTCCGTCGAACCTGATCCATCCGCGAAACCGGTGAGGGTGCGCAAGGAAACCACACAGCCGTCGGTGTTCTGGATCCTCGCGACGATCGTGCTCCCTGCGGTCAACCTTGCGGTGCGGTACCGGGTGACCGACGTCCGGAAGTTCCCGCAGACCGGGGCGTTTGTGCTGTCGCCGAATCACTTCAGTGAAATCGACCCGATCGTCGTCGGCGCACTCGCGTGGAAGCTCGGGCGTGCTCCCCGGTTCATGGCGAAGGCATCCGTCTTCACAATCCCCGTACTCGGCTGGCTGCTGCGCAAGTCGGGCCAGATCCCCGTCGAACGCGGCGGGGTCGCGCGCGGCAACGAACCCGTCAAGGCCGCCAGGCGGCTCGTCGAGCGCGGCCAGATGGTCATCGTGTACCCGGAAGGATCGCTCACTCGCGACCCCGAGCTCTGGCCGATGCGCGGTAAGACCGGTGCCGTGCGGATCGCGCTCGAGCAGGGCATCCCGATCGTGCCGATCGCCCACTGGGGCACCCAGGACTTGATGCCGCGGTATTCGAAACGGATCAGCCCGTTTCCCCGCAAGACCATCCACGTGAAGATCGGCGATCCGCTGTCCTTCGACGAGTTCAAGGGACGCAGCCTCGACACGGCGACCCTGAACGAGGCGACGGCCATCCTGATGGATGCCATCACCGGGCTCCTCGAGGACCTCCGCGGCGAGAAAGCCCCGGCGAAGCGCTGGAACCCCTCCGAGCACGACCAGAAGGAGACCGGCCGTTTTGAAGGCTAAACAGCGGCAGGGTGGCCCTGTCGGTACGCGCGTCGCCGTGCTCGGAGCCGGAAGCTGGGGCACGACCTTCGCCAAGATCCTGAGCGACGGCGGCGCCGACGTCGTGCTCTGGGCCCGGCGGCCGGAACTCGCCCGCGAGATCACGGAGGGCCGGAGGAACAGCGACTACCTTCCCGGTATCAACCTCCCGATCGGGCTGCGCGCGACCCCGCACCTCGACCAGGCCCTCGCCGGAGCAGAGCAGGTCTTCATCTCGGTCCCGAGCCAGTCGCTGCGGGAGAACCTGCTCCTGATGGAGCCGTTCCTCGAGCCGGACGCGATCCTGGTGTCTCTCATGAAGGGCGTCGAACGCGGCTCCGGCCAGCGGATGAGCCAGATCATCGAAGAGATGCTGCCCATCGACCCGCACCACATCGCCGCGATCTCCGGACCCAACCTCGCCCTCGAAATCGCCAGGGAGCAGCCGACGGCCGCCGTGGTGTCCTCAACGAGCCTCGAGACCGCCCAGGCCGTCGCGATGCTCGCGACCAATGGCTACTTCCGCTCCTACGTCAACACCGACGTGATCGGCACCGAATTCGGCGGCGTGCTGAAGAACCTCATCGCCGTCGCGATCGGCATCGTCGACGGTGTCGGCTACGGCGAGAACACCAAGGCCTCGATCATCACCCGCGGCCTCGTCGAGATGACCGACTTCGCCGTCGCATACGGCGCCCAGCCGGAGACCCTCGCCGGCCTCGCCGGCCTCGGCGACCTCATCGCCACCTGCCAGTCCCCGCTCTCCCGCAACAACACGGCCGGGCGGCTCCTCGGCCAGGGCTACAGCATCGCGGACGTCGTCAAGCAAATGCAGCAGACCACGGAAGGCCTCGCCTCCGTCGGACCGATCCTCGATCTCGCCAGGGCCAAGGGTGTCGACATGCCCATCGTCGAACAGGTGCGGCAGGTACTGGCCGGTACGCTGAAACCGCGGGACATCGCCCCTCACCTCACCACGGATTCGGCGGAGCCGCAGGGCGAAAGGACAATTGATGACGGACAAGCTCACGGTAGCGCTGCTCTTTGGGGGTCGGTCAAGCGAACACTCGATCAGCTGCGCCACGGCCGGCGGAGTCCTGGCGGC
This genomic window contains:
- a CDS encoding MFS transporter, whose translation is MSGPGDFSPASVSRPPVAARRARIAVGVLFFTNGAIFANLLPRYPEIKAGLGLTNSEFGFAVAAYPLGALIAGLTAGMLVRRFRSSRVAIVATVFTAVGILLAGVAPAWLPLAAGLFLAGAMDSITDVAQNSHALRVQRLYKRSILNSFHAVWSIGAVSGGAIGSLAAGLGIPLAIHLALSAVLFSLLAVLSYRMLLPGPEPDEVRAAVVPAGEQTRAGRAVGVLAKCAVLLALVLIAASGALVEDAGSSWSAIYLSVDLGASAFVAGLGFIALQGMQFIGRMLGDRLVDRFGQRAVARTGGVIVCVGMGSALVLPSVLGTVAGFGLAGLGVATLIPAAMHAADELPGFRPGSGLTILAWLLRVGFLVSPPVVGAIADASSLRLGLLVVPVAGVLALLFAGVLSGRAPRGPSS
- a CDS encoding TerC family protein, with the protein product MDLALPLWFEIGSLVILTLVLVGDLLIVYKRPHVPSMREASLWVVFYIVLALLFALAMLLLADAEHAGQFLAGWLTEYSLSIDNLFVFVIIMARFSVPRKYQQEVLMVGIIIALVLRLIFILLGASLIENFSWIFYIFGAFLLYTAVHQAVAKEPDANEADNAFVKMIRRRLRISPTFDGSKIRTTIKGRRVFTPMLIVFIAIGTTDLVFALDSIPAIFGITTSPFIVFTANVFALMGLRQLYFLLGGLLERLVYLKYGIAFILFFIGVKLVSHALHTNEVPFINGGHGVGWAPEIDTWTSLGVIVASMAVATVASLIQANRDARARGHSLGEELSLTTKE
- a CDS encoding protein phosphatase 2C domain-containing protein: MVQSADTMTLPTVTVSFTVGARSEVGQIRQLNEDSFMAHSPVFLVADGMGGHAHGDEASQTVLRVFEEHIEAGRPSTPERILDAIHSSNDAVRDLSGAEDFGTAVSGTTLAGVAFVDAGADIGLHWMAFNVGDSRIYTWDGVRLAQLSVDHSAVQELVDAGLITPRSAELHPDRNIITRAIGTDEFVDADVWLVPASGHRAFLICSDGLTKELEPDDISRLLAEQQANGQQAVVDALVDEALARGGHDNVTVVFVESVVSPS
- the leuC gene encoding 3-isopropylmalate dehydratase large subunit translates to MTNASMSGERPRTLAEKVWDKHLVSKGSDGIPDLIYIDLHLVHEVTSPQAFDGLRLAGRRLRRPDLTIATEDHNTPTLAIDRPIKDLTSRTQIETLRRNCEEFGVRLHSLGDIEQGIVHVVGPQLGLTQPGITVVCGDSHTSTHGAFGAMALGIGTSEVEHVMATQTLPLQPFKTMAITVEGTLRPGVTAKDVILAVIAKIGTGGGQGYVLEYRGSAIRALSMEGRMTICNMSIEAGARAGMVAPDATTYAYLKGRAHAPAGQDWDDAVAYWETLATDEGAVFDAEVVLDADTLEPFVTWGTNPGQGVSLSETVPDPADVADANERAAAERALEYMDLAAGTRMKDIRVDTVFLGSCTNSRVEDLRAAADIVRGQTLAPGVRMLVVPGSARVRIEAEAEGLDKVFTDFGAEWRFAGCSMCLGMNPDQLAPGERCASTSNRNFEGRQGKGGRTHLVSPLVAAATAIRGTLSSPWDLVADGLVTADAIPAELAPAAATALDGAL
- the leuD gene encoding 3-isopropylmalate dehydratase small subunit — translated: MDKFTTVTGIALPLRRSNVDTDQIIPAVYLKRVTKTGFEDALFAAWRTDPEFVLNRPEYAGARILVAGADFGTGSSREHAVWALRDYGFDVVLCPRFGDIFRGNAGKQGLLAAQITEDDAQKLWSIIEADPGIELTVDLVARTARVGDFTVPFQVDDYTRWRLLEGLDDIGLTLRDEARIAEFESHREPWRPRTLPARQVNL
- the murA gene encoding UDP-N-acetylglucosamine 1-carboxyvinyltransferase — its product is MGLKGDKITIRGGIPLIGRIELKGAKNLVTKAMVASLLGESPSILKNVPNISDVRIVRELLAVHGVKVTDGPEPGELLLDPVDVESAHFAAIDAHAGSSRIPILFCGPLLHRLGEAFIPDLGGCRIGDRPIDFHLEVLRKFGAVVDKQPNGIRMSAPNGLHGAKVSLPYPSVGATEQVLLTAVRAEGITELKGAAIEPEIMDLINILQKMGAIITVDTDRVIRIEGVERLEGYNHRALFDRNEAASWAAAALATDGDIFVGGARQSEMLTFLNVFRKVGGAFEIHDDGIRFYHPGGDLKPVVIETDVHPGFMTDWQQPLVIALTHAHGVSIVHETVYEQRFGFVDALVEMGATIQIHRECLGGHPCRFGQRNFNHSAVIAGPTKLHGADIEVPDLRGGFSHLIAALTAEGTSTVSNVGIISRGYENFITKLRLLGADFDLEG
- a CDS encoding lysophospholipid acyltransferase family protein, with protein sequence MRKETTQPSVFWILATIVLPAVNLAVRYRVTDVRKFPQTGAFVLSPNHFSEIDPIVVGALAWKLGRAPRFMAKASVFTIPVLGWLLRKSGQIPVERGGVARGNEPVKAARRLVERGQMVIVYPEGSLTRDPELWPMRGKTGAVRIALEQGIPIVPIAHWGTQDLMPRYSKRISPFPRKTIHVKIGDPLSFDEFKGRSLDTATLNEATAILMDAITGLLEDLRGEKAPAKRWNPSEHDQKETGRFEG
- a CDS encoding NAD(P)H-dependent glycerol-3-phosphate dehydrogenase — protein: MKAKQRQGGPVGTRVAVLGAGSWGTTFAKILSDGGADVVLWARRPELAREITEGRRNSDYLPGINLPIGLRATPHLDQALAGAEQVFISVPSQSLRENLLLMEPFLEPDAILVSLMKGVERGSGQRMSQIIEEMLPIDPHHIAAISGPNLALEIAREQPTAAVVSSTSLETAQAVAMLATNGYFRSYVNTDVIGTEFGGVLKNLIAVAIGIVDGVGYGENTKASIITRGLVEMTDFAVAYGAQPETLAGLAGLGDLIATCQSPLSRNNTAGRLLGQGYSIADVVKQMQQTTEGLASVGPILDLARAKGVDMPIVEQVRQVLAGTLKPRDIAPHLTTDSAEPQGERTIDDGQAHGSAALWGSVKRTLDQLRHGRRSPGGN